From a region of the Halorubrum sp. BV1 genome:
- a CDS encoding PQQ-binding-like beta-propeller repeat protein, whose product MPELTRRGWLRAAGGVGLAGLAGCSALRDTGSPDVGPADGTDAPGDGIDLSSRPESPDGLTTQFRRGLRNAGTVDATIPDRVEVDWAVPANRGDHTASKGSPMRAPSGAILVADDTGRVQSLSPDGETNWSTSISDDDRGSHGTPAIADGMAYVGTYDGVVSAVAVESGEIDWQTTVGGSAAASPTYYEGKLYVAVEHPTPSGSVVVMDAESGEVEWRDRRPTDHPHSTVAIDVDRDRFLFGSNDGYCYAWSLSDRERVWRYDTGGDSKAPIAISRGIAVVPSWAETVTAVDVEDGSQIWEFETGGYVMCAPAVRDDTVYVGSHDGNCYALDLASGEELWSTPTDGWITGSAVATTDHVLVGSYDATLYALDRADGSVTWSIEGRGDVTSAPLVTDDAIYYTERAPEDTDEAGMCYKLVGV is encoded by the coding sequence GCCGGCGGCGTCGGCCTCGCGGGACTCGCCGGCTGTAGCGCCCTCCGAGACACAGGCTCGCCCGACGTCGGCCCCGCCGACGGGACCGACGCGCCCGGCGACGGGATCGACCTGTCGAGCCGTCCCGAGTCGCCCGACGGACTCACGACGCAGTTTCGTCGGGGGCTGCGGAACGCGGGGACCGTCGACGCGACGATACCGGACCGCGTCGAGGTCGACTGGGCCGTCCCGGCCAACCGCGGCGACCACACCGCCTCGAAGGGCAGTCCGATGCGGGCACCGAGCGGCGCGATCCTCGTTGCCGACGACACGGGCCGGGTTCAGTCGCTCTCGCCGGACGGCGAGACGAACTGGTCGACCTCGATCTCCGATGACGACCGCGGCAGCCACGGGACGCCCGCGATAGCCGATGGCATGGCGTACGTGGGCACCTACGACGGCGTCGTCTCGGCGGTGGCGGTCGAGAGCGGCGAGATAGACTGGCAGACCACGGTCGGCGGCTCCGCCGCCGCCAGTCCGACCTACTACGAGGGGAAGCTGTACGTCGCCGTCGAGCACCCGACGCCGAGCGGGAGCGTCGTCGTGATGGACGCCGAGAGCGGCGAGGTCGAGTGGCGCGACCGCCGGCCGACCGACCACCCGCACTCGACGGTCGCGATCGACGTCGACCGCGACCGGTTCCTGTTCGGGTCGAACGACGGCTACTGTTACGCGTGGTCGCTCTCGGACCGCGAGCGCGTGTGGCGGTACGACACCGGCGGCGACTCGAAGGCCCCGATAGCGATCAGCCGCGGCATCGCCGTCGTCCCGTCGTGGGCGGAAACGGTCACCGCGGTCGACGTCGAGGACGGCTCGCAGATCTGGGAGTTCGAGACCGGCGGCTACGTCATGTGCGCGCCCGCGGTCCGCGACGACACGGTGTACGTGGGCAGCCACGACGGCAACTGTTACGCGCTCGATCTCGCGTCCGGCGAGGAGCTGTGGTCGACGCCGACGGACGGCTGGATCACCGGGAGCGCGGTCGCGACGACCGATCACGTCCTCGTCGGCTCGTACGACGCGACCCTCTACGCGCTCGACCGCGCTGACGGCTCGGTGACGTGGTCGATCGAAGGGCGCGGCGACGTGACGAGCGCGCCGCTCGTCACCGACGACGCGATCTACTACACGGAACGCGCGCCGGAGGACACGGACGAGGCCGGGATGTGCTACAAGCTGGTCGGCGTCTGA
- a CDS encoding CTP synthase, which produces MPTDPDTGYDPSLGRKFMFVTGGVMSGLGKGITAASTGRLLANAGFDVTAVKVDPYLNVDAGTMNPYEHGEVYVLKDGGEVDLDLGNYERFLGTDMTFDHNVTTGKTYQHVIERERAGDYLGKTVQIIPHVTDDIKRRIREAAEGSDVCLIEIGGTVGDIESMPFLEALRQFAHEEDDEDILFTHVTLVPYSKNGEQKTKPTQHSVKELRSIGLQPDILVGRSEDRLDPETKEKIALFCDVPTDAVFSNPDVEDIYHVPLMVEDEGLDEYVMERLGIADEALPKADRSTEWRELVTRDRDRAIDVALVGKYALEDAYMSIHEALKHAGIQTETEVNVLWVDADETRAEHEKRLASADAVVVPGGFGSRGTDGKIEAVRYARENDVPFLGLCLGFQMAVVEHARNVLGLDGAHSAEIDPDTPHPVIDLLPEQYETEDMGGTMRLGAHETDIEPDTLAARVYDADSCTERHRHRYEVNPEYIDDLETEGLVFSGRADNRMEIVERENHPFFFGTQAHPEFRSRPDRASPPFVALVEAALGSTDTTERNADVRL; this is translated from the coding sequence ATGCCAACGGATCCTGACACAGGGTACGACCCGTCTCTGGGTCGGAAGTTCATGTTCGTCACCGGCGGCGTCATGTCCGGGCTGGGTAAGGGGATCACCGCCGCCAGCACCGGGCGACTGCTCGCGAACGCCGGCTTCGACGTCACCGCGGTGAAGGTCGACCCGTACCTCAACGTCGACGCCGGGACGATGAACCCCTACGAGCACGGCGAGGTGTACGTCCTCAAAGACGGCGGCGAGGTCGACCTCGATCTGGGCAACTACGAGCGGTTCCTCGGAACCGACATGACGTTCGACCACAACGTCACCACGGGGAAGACCTACCAGCACGTCATCGAGCGCGAGCGCGCCGGCGACTACCTCGGCAAGACCGTCCAGATCATCCCGCACGTCACCGACGACATCAAGCGACGCATCCGCGAGGCAGCCGAGGGGAGCGACGTCTGTCTCATCGAGATCGGCGGCACCGTCGGCGACATCGAGTCCATGCCCTTCCTCGAAGCCCTCCGCCAGTTCGCCCACGAGGAGGACGACGAGGATATCCTCTTTACGCACGTCACCTTAGTCCCCTACTCGAAGAACGGCGAGCAGAAGACGAAACCGACCCAGCACTCGGTGAAAGAGCTTCGCTCGATCGGCCTCCAGCCGGACATCCTCGTCGGGCGCTCCGAGGACCGACTGGATCCGGAGACGAAAGAGAAGATCGCCCTGTTCTGTGACGTGCCCACCGACGCCGTCTTCTCGAATCCCGACGTCGAGGACATCTATCATGTTCCCTTGATGGTCGAAGACGAAGGGTTAGACGAGTACGTGATGGAGCGGCTCGGCATCGCCGACGAGGCGCTGCCGAAGGCCGACCGCTCGACGGAGTGGCGAGAGCTCGTCACCCGCGATCGCGACCGCGCGATCGACGTGGCGCTCGTCGGCAAGTACGCCTTAGAGGACGCGTACATGTCCATCCACGAGGCACTGAAGCACGCCGGCATCCAGACGGAGACGGAGGTGAACGTGCTGTGGGTCGACGCCGACGAGACGCGCGCGGAGCACGAAAAGCGGCTCGCGAGCGCGGACGCCGTCGTCGTCCCCGGCGGCTTCGGCTCCCGCGGCACGGACGGGAAGATCGAGGCGGTCCGGTACGCCCGCGAGAACGACGTCCCGTTCCTCGGACTCTGTTTAGGCTTCCAGATGGCGGTCGTCGAGCACGCGCGCAACGTGCTCGGTCTCGACGGCGCACACTCCGCGGAGATCGACCCCGACACGCCGCACCCGGTCATCGATCTGCTCCCCGAGCAGTACGAGACGGAGGACATGGGCGGGACGATGCGGCTCGGCGCACACGAGACCGACATCGAACCCGACACGCTCGCGGCGCGAGTGTACGACGCGGACTCCTGTACCGAGCGTCACCGCCACCGCTACGAGGTGAATCCCGAGTACATCGACGATCTCGAGACCGAGGGCCTGGTCTTCTCCGGACGCGCCGACAACCGGATGGAGATCGTCGAGCGCGAGAACCACCCGTTCTTTTTCGGGACGCAGGCGCACCCCGAGTTCCGGTCCCGCCCGGACCGCGCGAGCCCGCCGTTCGTCGCGCTGGTTGAGGCCGCGCTGGGATCGACGGACACAACCGAGCGGAACGCGGACGTGAGGCTATAG
- the guaA gene encoding glutamine-hydrolyzing GMP synthase, which produces MVETEEFIAEAKAEIREAIGDANAVIALSGGVDSSVAATLAYEAVGDQLTPVYVDTGLMRKGETAEIRDTFSFMESLRVIEAQDRFFDRLAGVTDPEEKRHVIGEGFIDEFETVARDVDADYLVQGTIYPDRIESEGNIKSHHNVGGLPEVVDFEGIVEPVRDLYKDEVREVARALGLEEIISERMPFPGPGLAVRIVGEVTPEKAAVAREATHVVEEELEEYDPWQAFAAVLGKATGVKGDNRVHGWVVAVRSVESRDGMTARAQEIDWSTLQRIQSRITGENENVARVVYDVTHKPPATIEYE; this is translated from the coding sequence ATGGTCGAGACGGAGGAGTTCATCGCGGAGGCGAAAGCGGAGATTCGGGAGGCGATCGGCGACGCCAACGCCGTGATCGCCTTATCGGGCGGGGTCGACTCGTCGGTCGCGGCGACGCTTGCGTACGAGGCGGTCGGCGACCAGCTCACGCCGGTGTACGTCGATACCGGACTGATGCGAAAAGGCGAGACCGCGGAGATCCGCGACACGTTCTCGTTTATGGAGTCGCTGCGGGTCATCGAGGCGCAAGACCGCTTCTTCGACCGACTCGCCGGCGTCACCGACCCCGAGGAGAAGCGCCACGTCATCGGCGAGGGGTTCATCGACGAGTTCGAGACGGTCGCGCGCGACGTGGACGCCGACTACCTCGTGCAGGGAACGATCTATCCCGACCGGATCGAATCGGAGGGGAACATTAAATCACACCACAACGTGGGCGGCCTCCCCGAGGTCGTCGACTTCGAGGGGATAGTCGAGCCGGTGCGCGACCTCTACAAAGACGAGGTGCGCGAGGTCGCCCGCGCGCTCGGCCTAGAGGAGATCATCTCCGAGCGGATGCCGTTTCCCGGTCCCGGGCTCGCCGTCCGGATCGTCGGCGAGGTCACGCCGGAGAAGGCCGCCGTCGCCCGCGAGGCGACCCACGTCGTCGAGGAGGAGTTAGAGGAGTACGACCCGTGGCAGGCGTTCGCCGCCGTCCTCGGGAAGGCCACGGGAGTCAAGGGCGACAACCGCGTCCACGGCTGGGTCGTCGCCGTGCGCTCGGTGGAGAGCCGCGACGGGATGACCGCCCGCGCACAGGAGATCGACTGGAGCACGCTCCAGCGCATTCAGAGCCGGATCACGGGCGAAAACGAGAACGTCGCGCGCGTCGTCTACGACGTGACGCACAAGCCCCCGGCGACGATCGAGTACGAGTGA